The proteins below come from a single Chryseobacterium bernardetii genomic window:
- a CDS encoding class I SAM-dependent DNA methyltransferase translates to MKSTEIKHNVENLIDNFSKEEFVFELLVAYGISKTSVTRLKKGDYNLSKVDGEILYKKKIFFKIEASNKLLSSIEEVAKEERILKHQPRFAILTDNKQIVAKDLKLGKNLDIQLKELPNYFDFFLPLAGSEVYNASNNNEADRNASYKMASLYDLLIDENPSIYNSKESIHNLNIFLSRLLFCFFAEDTEIFDQDSIFTNTLAQHTAENGRDTHTFLDDLFARLDSESGKDYPDFLAKFPYVNGGLFNQKINSPLFTTKARKTLLELGELQWKDINPDIFGSMIQAVVIPEYRSDLGMHYTSVENILKLIKPLFLDELYEAYENATTVNHLRTLIKRISKIKFFDPACGSGNFLIITYKEIRLLEINILEKITDLEGQSPTIKWTEIQLSQFYGIEIDDFAHEMAILSLWLAEHQMNKVFEERLFDYGKSKPILPLKEAGQIKQGNATRRDWNEVCPISSTDEVYVIGNPPYLGYSRQDETQKEDMKIVFSRVNNYKKLDYIACWFYKGTNYIQNTKAKYAFVTTNSITQGEQVALLWPLVLSKGQEIDFAHQSFKWTNNAKGNAGVAVVIIGVRNIDGTEKFLYNQNLKQSVKNINPYLTDTKNIIVTKRSKPISSLPIMMKGSQPTDGGNLLLSQKEKDDLIEKCSSSKEIIKPFVGTKEFIDGDSKYCLWVNDNDLENIFSCDEIKRRFDAVTIMRLNSTKSATNKLASSPHKFGEVRYFKKEVIIVPTITSVRRNYIPCGILDENHIVSNTAQAVYDFDPYMFGIISSTMMLVWVKAVGGRFKTDYIFSSSICFNTFPFPDITNKQKENLNLYVFAILDERAKHPSKTMSQLYNPTTMPKGLLQAHQELDTAIEQCYRLQPFKNDTERLEYLFKQYEEMLQKDTLFAKQKKTKKRQ, encoded by the coding sequence ATGAAATCAACTGAAATAAAGCATAACGTTGAGAATCTGATTGACAACTTCTCAAAAGAAGAATTTGTCTTTGAGTTGCTGGTTGCATACGGCATTTCTAAAACATCTGTAACACGACTAAAAAAAGGAGACTACAATTTATCCAAAGTTGATGGAGAAATACTATACAAAAAGAAAATATTCTTTAAAATTGAAGCATCTAACAAACTGCTGAGTAGTATTGAAGAGGTTGCAAAAGAAGAAAGAATCCTAAAACATCAACCTAGATTTGCAATTCTTACCGACAATAAACAAATAGTTGCTAAAGACTTGAAATTAGGTAAAAACTTAGATATTCAATTAAAAGAGCTACCCAATTACTTTGATTTCTTTTTGCCATTAGCAGGTAGCGAAGTTTATAACGCTTCCAACAATAATGAAGCAGACAGAAACGCATCTTACAAAATGGCTTCTTTGTATGATTTGTTGATTGATGAAAATCCGAGTATCTACAATTCAAAAGAAAGTATTCACAACCTCAATATCTTCTTGTCCCGTTTGTTGTTTTGTTTTTTTGCAGAAGATACCGAGATATTTGATCAAGACAGCATTTTTACCAATACACTAGCTCAGCATACTGCCGAAAACGGAAGAGACACTCATACGTTTTTAGATGATTTGTTTGCCCGTTTAGATAGCGAAAGCGGAAAAGATTATCCAGATTTTTTAGCCAAATTCCCTTATGTAAATGGAGGATTGTTTAATCAAAAAATAAACTCACCCCTGTTTACCACAAAAGCAAGAAAAACGCTTCTTGAGTTAGGTGAATTACAATGGAAAGATATTAACCCTGATATTTTTGGGTCAATGATACAAGCAGTAGTAATTCCTGAATATCGAAGCGATTTAGGAATGCATTACACTTCTGTAGAAAATATCTTAAAACTAATTAAACCTCTCTTTCTTGATGAACTCTACGAAGCGTATGAAAATGCGACCACAGTAAACCATTTAAGAACACTCATCAAAAGAATTTCCAAAATCAAATTCTTTGACCCTGCTTGTGGTAGTGGAAATTTCTTGATTATTACCTACAAAGAAATACGCCTTTTAGAAATCAATATTTTAGAGAAAATTACAGATTTAGAAGGACAAAGTCCTACTATAAAGTGGACTGAAATACAGCTTTCACAATTTTATGGCATTGAAATAGATGACTTTGCCCACGAAATGGCAATACTCTCACTTTGGTTGGCAGAACACCAAATGAACAAAGTGTTTGAAGAACGATTGTTTGATTACGGAAAATCGAAACCTATATTACCATTAAAAGAAGCAGGGCAAATAAAACAAGGTAATGCTACGAGAAGAGATTGGAATGAAGTATGCCCAATTTCTTCAACAGACGAAGTGTATGTGATTGGGAATCCACCTTATTTGGGTTATAGCCGACAAGACGAAACTCAAAAGGAGGATATGAAAATTGTCTTTTCACGAGTAAATAACTATAAAAAACTTGATTACATAGCGTGTTGGTTTTATAAGGGAACCAATTACATCCAGAATACAAAAGCTAAATATGCTTTTGTAACGACCAATTCCATAACGCAAGGGGAACAAGTAGCCTTATTGTGGCCATTAGTTTTAAGTAAAGGACAAGAAATTGACTTTGCACACCAATCTTTTAAATGGACCAACAACGCCAAAGGAAATGCAGGAGTCGCAGTAGTAATAATTGGAGTAAGAAATATTGACGGTACAGAGAAATTCCTTTACAATCAAAATCTAAAGCAAAGTGTAAAAAATATAAATCCTTATTTGACTGACACCAAAAATATTATTGTAACAAAAAGAAGTAAACCAATTTCATCACTTCCAATCATGATGAAAGGTAGTCAGCCAACAGATGGCGGGAATCTCTTGTTGTCTCAAAAAGAGAAAGATGATTTGATTGAAAAGTGTTCAAGCTCAAAGGAAATTATCAAACCATTTGTTGGAACAAAAGAGTTTATTGATGGGGATAGTAAATACTGTTTATGGGTAAATGATAATGACTTAGAAAATATTTTTTCTTGTGATGAAATTAAAAGAAGATTTGATGCTGTTACCATAATGCGATTAAATAGTACAAAGTCAGCGACCAACAAGTTAGCTTCATCTCCACATAAATTTGGTGAAGTACGTTATTTTAAAAAAGAAGTAATCATTGTCCCAACAATTACTTCAGTAAGAAGAAATTATATTCCGTGTGGAATTCTTGATGAAAATCATATAGTTTCAAATACAGCTCAAGCTGTGTATGATTTTGATCCTTATATGTTTGGTATAATTTCATCAACAATGATGCTAGTTTGGGTAAAAGCAGTTGGAGGAAGATTCAAAACAGACTATATATTCTCCTCTTCAATATGCTTCAACACCTTTCCGTTTCCAGACATTACAAACAAGCAAAAGGAAAATTTAAACCTTTATGTATTTGCCATATTAGATGAGCGAGCCAAACATCCCAGCAAAACAATGTCACAACTGTATAATCCAACCACAATGCCCAAAGGTTTGCTACAAGCACATCAAGAATTAGATACTGCTATAGAACAATGTTACCGTTTGCAACCTTTCAAAAACGACACCGAGCGTTTGGAATACTTGTTTAAACAGTACGAAGAAATGTTGCAGAAAGACACGCTTTTTGCGAAGCAGAAGAAAACGAAAAAAAGACAGTGA
- the rhuM gene encoding RhuM family protein: protein MKDWDNFLVQFLELADYPILKDNGKISMLEAKLKAESEYDKFRVIQDQNYISDFDKEMRKLVDKKKK from the coding sequence ATGAAGGATTGGGATAACTTTTTAGTCCAATTTTTGGAATTGGCAGATTATCCTATTTTGAAAGACAACGGCAAAATATCAATGTTGGAAGCAAAGCTAAAAGCCGAAAGTGAGTATGATAAATTCCGTGTGATTCAAGACCAAAATTATATTTCCGATTTTGATAAGGAAATGAGAAAATTAGTAGACAAGAAAAAGAAATAA
- a CDS encoding DEAD/DEAH box helicase has protein sequence MPNIVHVTYDQTGKSKSTNRLGMREMQEKAYEGRTAQYLLLKAPPASGKSRALMFIALDKLQHQGIKKVIVAVPEKSIGASFGTTELKKYGFFADWNPNPRYNLCTPGEEKNKVTAFLNFLESDEQILVCTHATLRFAFDGLDVKKLDDTLVAIDEFHHVSAEGDNILGQVLKSIMANSSAHIVAMTGSYFRGDSVPVLMPEDEAKFTKVTYTYYQQLNGYEFLKSLGIGYHFYTGRYFKKNPETGISALAEILDENQKTIIHIPSVNSAESSKLKHDEVDHIIDVLGTIEYQDEITGVIYIKSHKTGKILKVADLVQDNPKSRDKISGYLREVKSVDDIDIIIALGMAKEGFDWPYCQHALTIGYRGSLTEIIQIIGRATRDSNNKSHAQFTNLIAQPDAQDDDVKLSVNNMLKAITASLLMEQVLAPNFKFKLKKDEDDEDEDDEKTIKIRGFKLPTSQRAKDIIETDLNDLKAKLLQNPQMLKAMPGNVEPEVINTVLIPKIIREIYPDLSDDDIEAVRQHVVVDSVIKNSTIEEQGDKKFIRMAGSFVNIDDIHIDLIDQVNPFQKAFEILSKSVTTQVLKLIDEHIQSTKFEMTEEEAILLWPKIKEWVKNNNGEQPNIQAFDHKEKRMAEALVFLRELKRKKALANG, from the coding sequence ATGCCAAATATAGTACACGTAACATACGACCAAACAGGAAAAAGCAAAAGTACCAATCGTTTAGGTATGCGGGAAATGCAGGAAAAAGCATACGAAGGGAGAACTGCTCAATACTTATTACTTAAAGCACCGCCAGCATCTGGTAAATCGAGGGCTTTAATGTTTATTGCCTTGGATAAATTGCAACATCAAGGCATTAAAAAAGTAATTGTTGCTGTTCCTGAAAAATCCATTGGAGCATCTTTTGGCACAACAGAACTAAAAAAATACGGTTTTTTTGCCGATTGGAATCCCAATCCAAGATACAACCTATGTACGCCAGGCGAAGAGAAAAACAAAGTAACGGCATTCTTAAACTTTTTAGAATCTGACGAACAAATTTTAGTGTGTACACACGCCACTTTGCGTTTTGCATTTGATGGTTTGGACGTGAAAAAGTTGGATGATACTTTGGTTGCTATTGATGAATTTCATCACGTATCAGCAGAAGGTGACAATATCTTAGGGCAAGTGTTAAAAAGCATTATGGCAAATTCCAGTGCTCATATTGTTGCTATGACAGGTTCATACTTTAGAGGTGATAGTGTACCAGTTTTAATGCCAGAAGATGAAGCGAAATTTACGAAAGTAACTTATACTTATTACCAACAATTAAACGGTTATGAGTTTTTAAAGTCATTAGGGATTGGCTATCATTTTTATACAGGTAGATATTTCAAAAAAAATCCTGAAACAGGAATTTCTGCCTTAGCAGAAATATTAGATGAGAATCAAAAAACCATTATTCATATTCCGAGTGTAAACTCTGCCGAATCTTCAAAGCTTAAACACGATGAAGTTGACCATATTATTGATGTTTTGGGAACAATAGAATATCAAGACGAAATCACGGGAGTGATATACATAAAAAGTCACAAAACAGGCAAGATTTTAAAAGTTGCAGACTTAGTTCAAGACAATCCAAAATCGAGGGATAAAATAAGTGGATATTTACGTGAAGTGAAATCGGTAGATGACATTGATATTATTATTGCTTTAGGAATGGCAAAAGAAGGCTTTGATTGGCCTTATTGCCAACACGCTCTAACAATAGGTTATAGAGGTTCACTGACAGAAATTATTCAGATTATAGGTAGAGCTACGAGAGACAGTAATAACAAATCTCACGCACAATTTACCAACCTCATTGCTCAGCCTGATGCTCAAGATGATGATGTGAAATTGTCTGTAAACAATATGTTAAAAGCCATTACCGCATCTCTGCTTATGGAACAAGTTTTAGCCCCAAACTTCAAGTTCAAACTAAAAAAAGATGAGGATGATGAAGACGAAGATGATGAGAAAACTATCAAAATTAGGGGTTTTAAATTACCCACTTCACAAAGAGCCAAAGACATCATTGAAACAGATCTGAATGACTTAAAAGCAAAGTTATTACAAAATCCTCAGATGCTTAAAGCAATGCCGGGGAATGTTGAACCGGAGGTTATTAATACAGTTCTAATCCCTAAAATCATTCGAGAAATTTATCCTGACTTAAGTGATGATGATATTGAAGCAGTTAGACAACACGTAGTTGTTGATTCTGTTATAAAAAATAGTACTATTGAAGAACAAGGCGATAAGAAGTTTATAAGAATGGCAGGTAGTTTTGTAAACATTGATGATATTCATATAGACTTGATAGACCAAGTAAATCCTTTTCAAAAAGCTTTTGAAATTTTATCAAAATCGGTAACTACCCAAGTTTTAAAATTGATTGACGAGCATATTCAGTCTACTAAATTTGAAATGACCGAAGAAGAAGCGATTTTGTTATGGCCAAAAATAAAAGAATGGGTTAAGAATAATAATGGAGAACAACCAAACATTCAAGCGTTTGACCATAAGGAGAAAAGAATGGCAGAAGCACTAGTTTTTTTGAGAGAACTAAAACGTAAAAAAGCATTGGCAAATGGCTAA
- a CDS encoding suppressor of fused domain protein, which produces MKPTERQKELYKKLSPLIGTEPKVIKYGDDTGENAIFIMECPDPLDKNVFFYATIGLSDYSLGDKKYELMISGYSAQDKVGNILSTSAFFCIKDQWKVSEGVVFEKLVEMYYPTSEMKHVYFTTPYLWEDKLEDFMVQNEEVHFLLAIPISELEFELFKQKGSDALETLLEENEIDIFDINRKSILK; this is translated from the coding sequence ATGAAACCAACAGAAAGACAAAAGGAATTATATAAAAAGCTTTCCCCATTAATAGGTACAGAACCAAAAGTCATTAAATATGGAGATGATACTGGTGAGAATGCCATTTTCATTATGGAATGTCCCGATCCTTTAGATAAAAATGTTTTTTTTTATGCTACAATAGGATTGTCTGACTATTCTTTAGGGGATAAAAAGTACGAATTAATGATTTCAGGATATTCGGCGCAAGATAAAGTTGGGAATATTTTGAGCACAAGTGCTTTTTTTTGCATTAAAGATCAATGGAAGGTTTCTGAAGGGGTGGTTTTTGAAAAACTTGTTGAAATGTATTACCCTACTTCTGAAATGAAACATGTTTATTTTACTACACCGTATTTGTGGGAGGATAAACTTGAAGATTTTATGGTACAAAATGAAGAAGTCCATTTCCTTCTTGCTATCCCGATATCAGAACTTGAGTTTGAATTATTTAAGCAAAAAGGTTCCGATGCTTTAGAGACATTGTTAGAAGAAAATGAAATTGATATTTTTGACATTAACAGAAAATCGATTTTAAAATAA
- a CDS encoding penicillin-binding protein, whose amino-acid sequence MTRSNLHITLSNGEEIICVADSTSAPEQGYIVEEILTPLLALSNSKRELSLIKKHCTMDERRANASYRYYINLKTKTVNLFEENYNYRTDRFKKGKDLTERYTSYLETLNNGNHEKGN is encoded by the coding sequence ATGACACGTTCTAATCTTCATATCACATTAAGCAACGGCGAAGAAATTATATGTGTTGCCGACAGCACGAGTGCCCCCGAACAGGGTTATATCGTAGAGGAAATTCTTACACCCTTACTCGCATTAAGCAATAGTAAAAGAGAACTTTCTTTAATCAAAAAGCACTGCACAATGGACGAGAGACGGGCAAATGCGTCTTACCGCTATTACATCAACCTCAAAACCAAAACAGTTAACCTGTTCGAGGAAAATTATAACTACCGTACAGACCGATTTAAAAAAGGCAAGGATTTAACAGAACGCTACACAAGCTACTTAGAAACCTTAAATAATGGAAACCATGAAAAAGGAAATTGA
- a CDS encoding PRTRC system protein E, translating to MEATNFFRQIAKMEMNSKLMLTITKATENIIIVSILIENDSCGDKAKNLIPPFNLKGTPEELDEGFFTHIKKPVETASGLLSNMEHFMKQVELAQANSAMEKQNSNKEQKEKDNRNKKYNEAMLKADAFEKEGKYKDAWTALPKVGDYPEHSEVIKKKQEIYERQFAPSLFSDTVKETVEITHENNP from the coding sequence ATGGAAGCAACTAATTTTTTCAGACAGATTGCTAAAATGGAAATGAACAGCAAATTAATGCTAACCATTACCAAAGCAACAGAAAATATAATTATCGTTTCGATATTGATCGAAAATGACAGTTGTGGGGACAAGGCTAAAAACCTGATTCCTCCCTTTAACCTAAAAGGTACGCCCGAAGAACTTGACGAGGGATTTTTTACCCACATCAAAAAACCTGTAGAGACTGCATCTGGTTTGCTGTCCAATATGGAACATTTTATGAAACAGGTAGAACTTGCTCAGGCGAATTCTGCGATGGAAAAACAAAACTCCAATAAGGAACAAAAGGAAAAAGACAACAGAAACAAGAAATATAACGAAGCCATGCTAAAAGCGGATGCCTTTGAAAAGGAAGGAAAATACAAAGATGCTTGGACGGCACTCCCTAAAGTCGGGGATTATCCTGAACATTCCGAAGTTATCAAAAAGAAACAGGAAATCTACGAAAGACAGTTTGCCCCTAGCCTATTTTCAGATACAGTAAAAGAAACAGTCGAAATCACTCACGAGAATAACCCTTAA
- a CDS encoding PRTRC system protein B yields MEDITNSFGTYFYPSSALVFYQSNGGLNDTYVEHFDMDSDGAPVNPHPLTIGEAKRLATALNIDEDSLTQLKSDGILPNNLLSFDAKSATIIWYSKSQKRELLFSEGLGIKSGMAQTPPLVWMADRESLHVYALAINRKPTANTALHYAPFFNVYESGEVCMGTVDIKATETGSIKELMTLWENYFFNSYFSHLMADHNPVDGNCVLLWESLIGTDTMFPTDRLIKSNQKLKDILR; encoded by the coding sequence ATGGAAGATATTACAAACAGCTTTGGAACCTATTTTTACCCCTCAAGCGCATTGGTCTTTTATCAAAGCAACGGTGGCTTAAATGATACTTATGTCGAACACTTTGATATGGACAGTGATGGAGCGCCCGTTAATCCCCACCCCCTCACAATAGGTGAAGCAAAAAGGTTGGCGACAGCCCTAAATATTGATGAAGACAGTCTCACTCAGCTAAAATCAGATGGCATTTTACCCAATAACCTATTGTCATTTGACGCAAAATCCGCAACCATAATCTGGTATAGCAAATCTCAAAAAAGAGAACTTCTATTTTCTGAGGGGCTTGGAATAAAATCAGGAATGGCACAAACCCCGCCTTTGGTCTGGATGGCAGACCGAGAATCACTCCATGTCTATGCATTAGCCATCAATAGAAAACCAACAGCAAACACCGCCCTGCATTATGCGCCTTTTTTCAATGTATATGAAAGTGGTGAGGTCTGTATGGGAACAGTGGACATAAAAGCAACCGAAACAGGTTCCATAAAAGAGCTGATGACCTTATGGGAAAACTATTTTTTTAATAGCTATTTCTCCCACCTGATGGCTGACCATAATCCTGTTGACGGAAACTGCGTACTGCTGTGGGAAAGCTTAATCGGAACTGATACCATGTTCCCAACTGATAGACTTATCAAAAGCAATCAAAAACTTAAAGATATATTACGATGA
- a CDS encoding helix-turn-helix domain-containing protein — translation MNRIKEVLEQKGIKQTWLAEKLGKSYNMVNAYAQNRQQPRLETLMEIADILDIDVKELLVSNKPEQNN, via the coding sequence ATGAACAGAATTAAGGAAGTGTTGGAACAAAAGGGAATTAAGCAAACTTGGTTGGCTGAAAAACTCGGAAAAAGCTACAATATGGTAAACGCTTATGCTCAGAACAGGCAACAACCGAGATTGGAAACCTTAATGGAGATAGCGGATATTTTAGACATAGACGTGAAAGAATTGCTAGTTTCTAACAAACCTGAACAAAATAACTAA
- a CDS encoding GIY-YIG nuclease family protein encodes MAKKKLTIDDIFDDDDFGLLDSKAKTSSVKTDEERLIDSFEEINRFFDKNKREPNKSSMSEYGLMAKLKNFRENESQKKILKPFDKHNLLGYVELEKTTIDDILNEDDELGLLDSDKDLDIFKFKHTPKPEERADADFVAQRKPIKEKEFEKYEAMFFKVHKEIKEGKRKIKPFKNIEKNLHVGDFYLMDGILLYLESANLKTEEKELGSGNRVRTEGRTRTIFENGTYSNMLFRSLGKQIQKNGKLITNTYEKIEQDLFVNTGLVKEEDVQSGWIYVLKSKSSNTQIANIKDLYKVGFARNSVDERIKNAKNEATYLFADVQKIATYKVYNRNADKLEGLLHRFFAKACLDIDLFNEKGQRLNPREWFVVPFEVIEETIQLILNENIVNYEYDPAEKKIKLK; translated from the coding sequence ATGGCTAAAAAGAAATTAACTATAGACGATATTTTTGATGATGACGATTTTGGCTTGTTAGATTCTAAAGCCAAAACTTCTTCTGTGAAAACAGATGAAGAAAGACTTATTGATTCCTTTGAAGAAATAAACAGATTCTTTGATAAGAACAAAAGAGAACCAAATAAGTCAAGTATGTCTGAATATGGTTTGATGGCAAAATTGAAAAACTTTAGAGAAAATGAATCTCAAAAGAAGATTCTAAAACCATTTGACAAGCATAACTTATTGGGATACGTTGAATTGGAAAAAACAACAATTGATGATATTCTGAATGAAGATGATGAACTTGGCTTATTAGATTCAGATAAGGATTTGGACATTTTCAAATTCAAACACACACCAAAACCAGAAGAGAGAGCTGATGCAGATTTTGTTGCACAAAGGAAGCCAATTAAAGAAAAAGAGTTTGAGAAGTATGAAGCAATGTTTTTCAAAGTACATAAGGAAATCAAAGAAGGAAAAAGAAAGATAAAGCCGTTTAAAAACATTGAAAAAAATCTTCACGTAGGCGATTTTTATTTAATGGATGGCATTCTTTTGTACTTAGAATCTGCGAATTTGAAAACAGAAGAAAAAGAATTAGGTTCAGGAAACAGAGTTCGCACAGAAGGGCGTACGAGAACAATTTTTGAAAATGGAACTTACAGCAATATGCTTTTTCGTTCCTTAGGTAAGCAAATCCAAAAAAACGGAAAATTGATTACCAATACTTATGAGAAAATCGAACAAGACTTATTTGTCAATACAGGACTTGTAAAGGAAGAAGATGTACAATCAGGTTGGATTTATGTACTGAAATCAAAATCAAGCAACACTCAAATAGCAAACATTAAAGACTTATATAAAGTTGGTTTTGCCAGAAATTCAGTAGATGAGAGAATAAAAAATGCAAAAAATGAAGCGACCTATTTATTTGCGGACGTACAGAAAATTGCGACTTACAAAGTTTATAATAGAAATGCTGACAAACTAGAAGGTCTTTTGCATAGATTTTTTGCAAAAGCTTGTTTAGACATTGACTTGTTTAATGAAAAAGGACAAAGACTAAATCCGAGAGAATGGTTTGTAGTTCCTTTTGAAGTAATCGAAGAAACAATTCAATTGATTTTAAATGAAAATATAGTAAACTACGAATACGACCCTGCTGAGAAAAAGATTAAATTGAAATAA
- a CDS encoding PRTRC system ThiF family protein — protein MRTPKTNVHFLDNYLLSPTNPIRVNVIGAGGTGSKFMTALMEINHSLLELNHPGLEVHLWDNDMITSANVGRQRFAESEKGLYKSQAIINRLNRWSGTNWKAKTEKFQRDEKGEIPLHAGASIYVSCVDTVGSRFTIAEILQELNSKYANHRDKGRYWLDLGNTKYTGQAILSTIGKIEQPTSKKFKTFDSLPSIIVEYGDAMLSSEKEDNTPSCSLAEALLKQDLFINSTIAQMGASLLWNMFKTGMTENRGFFLNLKNFRTQPICVGS, from the coding sequence ATGAGAACGCCAAAAACAAATGTCCACTTTTTGGACAATTATCTGCTAAGCCCAACAAACCCCATCCGTGTCAACGTAATCGGTGCAGGTGGAACAGGTTCAAAATTTATGACTGCGCTGATGGAAATCAACCACAGTTTATTGGAACTTAACCACCCAGGATTGGAGGTACATCTTTGGGATAACGATATGATAACCTCGGCAAACGTAGGTCGCCAAAGATTTGCAGAATCAGAAAAGGGACTTTATAAATCTCAGGCAATTATCAATAGGCTGAACCGTTGGTCGGGTACAAACTGGAAAGCCAAAACAGAAAAATTCCAAAGGGATGAAAAAGGAGAAATACCGCTCCATGCAGGTGCATCAATTTATGTATCCTGTGTCGATACCGTGGGTTCAAGATTTACGATTGCAGAAATATTACAGGAACTAAACAGCAAATACGCAAACCACAGGGATAAAGGAAGGTATTGGTTAGACCTTGGGAACACCAAATACACAGGTCAGGCAATACTGTCAACCATTGGAAAAATAGAGCAGCCCACATCAAAGAAATTCAAAACCTTTGATTCGCTTCCCTCCATTATTGTTGAATACGGTGATGCAATGCTCAGTTCTGAAAAAGAGGATAACACACCAAGCTGCTCGCTGGCTGAAGCTCTTTTAAAACAGGACCTTTTTATCAACAGCACCATTGCACAAATGGGAGCTTCCCTCCTTTGGAATATGTTTAAAACGGGAATGACAGAAAATAGAGGCTTCTTTTTAAATCTAAAGAATTTCAGAACTCAACCTATTTGCGTTGGCAGTTGA
- the rhuM gene encoding RhuM family protein, translated as MSKENQNNDLQPINNFVIFKTENGKVNIDVFYQNKTLWSTQKTIAELFEKGRSTITEHLKKIFGDAELDEASVCRDFRHTAEDGKTYKTKYYNLRAITAVGYRVNSQRAIEFRKWATEILHEYIIKGFAMDDERLKQIKHFGEDYFEEMLERIREIRLSERRLYQKITDIYALSADYDNKSEITQHFFASVQNKLHWAITGKTAAEIIIQKQMLPRFIWA; from the coding sequence ATGAGCAAAGAAAATCAAAATAACGATTTACAGCCTATAAACAACTTTGTTATTTTTAAAACTGAAAATGGTAAAGTAAATATAGATGTTTTTTATCAAAACAAAACGCTTTGGTCAACTCAAAAAACAATAGCTGAACTCTTTGAGAAAGGACGTTCAACCATAACCGAACACCTCAAAAAAATATTTGGAGATGCCGAATTGGATGAAGCTTCAGTATGTCGGGATTTCCGACACACTGCCGAAGACGGCAAAACCTATAAAACCAAATACTATAATTTAAGAGCCATAACAGCGGTTGGTTACAGGGTAAACTCCCAAAGAGCCATTGAATTTAGAAAATGGGCGACTGAAATTTTGCACGAATACATCATCAAAGGTTTTGCTATGGATGATGAGCGATTGAAACAAATCAAACATTTTGGAGAAGATTATTTCGAAGAAATGTTGGAGCGAATCCGTGAGATTCGATTAAGTGAAAGGCGTTTATATCAAAAAATTACAGACATCTACGCTCTTTCTGCTGACTATGACAACAAATCGGAAATAACCCAACACTTTTTTGCTTCGGTTCAAAACAAACTACATTGGGCAATAACTGGGAAAACGGCTGCCGAGATTATTATACAGAAGCAGATGCTACCAAGATTTATATGGGCTTAA
- a CDS encoding PRTRC system protein C, translating into MLVATALPRVFVLKEKEQEIRLDDPEPKWSVQAVLNFYSNNYPVLTTAKISRPTIADDTIFYRFETVIGTKG; encoded by the coding sequence ATGTTAGTAGCAACAGCACTTCCAAGAGTATTCGTACTCAAAGAGAAAGAACAGGAAATCAGGCTTGACGACCCTGAGCCAAAATGGAGCGTACAGGCAGTCCTTAATTTTTATTCAAATAACTATCCTGTACTCACCACTGCGAAAATTTCACGTCCCACGATTGCGGATGATACGATTTTCTATCGTTTTGAGACGGTCATCGGAACTAAAGGTTAA